TCTAGATGTTTTGTGCCTTGCTTTTAAGGCCCTTGTTGATTCCCTTTCTCTTTTAACTAGGAATCCTCAAAAAGGTATATTCTATGTTTCAGAATAGGCCTGTTGTTGCTTGTTACCATGGCTAACAAGACAGGGCTCCCATAATCAAGCCAGAACTCGGCTATTGTCCCTGAAAGCTTCACTGAGGTGCCACTTCACCTGCAAACAGTTCCAAGCTGCAGCCTCTATAATGTCTTGGTATTAGGAAGGTTGAAACTTGATTTCTCCTTCTTAGTACTGGAGATGCTGACACTTTGCCATGCAGGTGAGACTATGGTACTTGACTGCTGCATCTCAGAGCTGGTTACAGAATGACATGTGTCATGCTTAGTTAAGTGGTCCCGTAGTATGTTGTTCCCTTGATGAATCTGGTTTGCAATTCTAGAGTCCTAGATTTCTTTTATGCTGAGTTTTTTCTCAAGGGCACTCTTGTCTGCCCTGGCTCCAGTTCAGAATTGCTGCTCTCAACTCCTTTCTTCACTGCCTGCAAATATGTCTCTGTATGTCTGAACTCCAATAATGCAGAGTTCAAATTTGTGCCCAAGGAGGTTCCTTATCCCCCATGTAATAATGAATAACCATCCTTTGCAAtagaacaaaaaatagaaaaactggacTCCACTTACTGAATAGCCTAATCGATTTTCCTAATTTGCACCATTAGCTCTATTGTCTTTAATAATAAATGGCTCACCACTATGAAAGATAAAGCTTATGATTACTTTTGCTAATTATGAAAAACCTCTGAAGCAAACAGTTGAGTTAGCAAGTCCTGACAGCTAATATACAGTTTGTTCTTTCAGGAAATGTTTTATGTTATACTTTTACCAATGCATTAAAGTAAGTTAAACTGAACTATACACAACTCAGGTGGAAATTATTGAATTTACTTTTTTCTCCTGGATAGCCTGAGTTTAATTTTGCCTGGCTATGTATCTGATATTACTGTGCTGCTTTACTTGTATAGAGATAGTCTGAGTGTTTTTGGAGATAGGTGTTCCATGAGTAAAACCTGGGTACAGACAAATGAAAGTTCTTTAACAATcgtaaataaatgcttattacgCTTTTGTTGTAGATTCagataaaattatcttttcataGCTAATGATACCTGTATAATGGGTAGCAACAACTGGTATTTCAAAGCCCTTGATTATTTATAATGCTACATAATCTGACAAATCAGATGTGATTTTTTTGTCACGCTTACTTTTATCATAGAGAAAGTGCTAGAGATTcgtattaaaaagtttttttttgctttgaataAAATCTGcaaggaaatacaaatatttcaaacTCATCACACATATACAAAGAGAAACATCAAGATCCTTGAATAATCATTTTATTAACAAATACAAACTTGAAATGTTGGtgataaaatatatcaatattgaaCAAAAATGTGTGTAAACAGTAATTCTACAACTGGGAAGATATCTCAGTTTTGTTAATTTTGGTGACGTCTTCCCAACCATGTCTAATCTTCAGTATCTTCTTCCTCAAGCATGGCAGGAATAGTATGCTTTTAAATATCAGGACAACAATTGGAAGGAAAACAGCTATCATAAAAGTTGGAGGTGTATACCATACAAATTGTTTTATATCTATCCACTTATTCCAGGCAAAAATCAATGCGTGTATTGTGCCCAGTAGAAGGGAAACAATTCCTAGCTTGctctgcaaaagaaaaacaaaattggtgAAGATTGGTTCAATAAGAGTTTATCCCATCCTATCTCATCTGGATATACTCTGTTGCTTGGAAATCCTTTATCTATGATTGTTTTCCTATCACATTTCTCAACAATGTCCATTCACATCTTTCTACTCTTTTTGCCTGTCCTCCTCACCTTACTTTTGGGTAATTTCTTATCTCCAAGCTATCTAAGTGAACAAAATTCACAGCCTTTCTTTGAAGGCAGGTGATCAAAAACTTTGTCTACTCTTTCTCCACCATTTTGTTCATCCccttatcatatttattttttgtgctttGTCTCTTGTGTGTTTGTCTTAATTCTGCTTATCACAAGATACCTAAAATAAGGGACTGAGTCTTACTTATAACAGGATCCCTGCAGAATCAACACAATGATTTGCACATTTTAATGCTCAATTAAATATAGGTAGATTGACTGAAGATTATAGCAAAAATCAATTTGACTTCAGTGATCTTTATCAATTGTGAAGGCAACTAATGTGATTCACTCTGATTTTGATAAATGAATAATGAAGTGAATGAACTTggcctatgtttttaaaaaatcaaatattctgaTAACATGGAAATAATATGAACAATTTTTTCAATGTCTGCACAAAATAGAGAGATCCAGAGATGTGATGAAACATTTCAGCCTGCATTGGGATGCTTTGTCACTACACAAATAAAGTTGCTTAAAAATAGTTGTTCACCTATGTAATCTTAACAGTGTTCTGACAACACCTCTTTTATATGACTTCTGACCTCTATTCACTTTACTGGAAATGGTCATTAGCCTGCCAGAACAAATCTAACTCACAATTATTCAGGCGCATTCTTAAGTCCCAGTGAATACAATCAAATAGCTAAGTTTGCGTTTTCAGATATGAATCTCCAAGGTAACTTGTAGTGTAACCAGTTCTCAGattttaaatgaaacatttctAGGTTACTAGTTGAAAAATACATGTCATtggttgaaaattaattttaccaaaTGTGTATTGTATACCTATTATGGGCTAGGTATTGTGCATATAGTAGAATAGGCTCAGTTGTCAAGATGCAGTCCTAAATTCCTAATGAAGTCTAAAAAGCAGTGTTCATCATATGTGTAACAGGCAGAGCAATGTGTGAAGAAAGCTATTTAATGAGGACCAAAGAACTCCAATGGCTATCAGGCTGAACCTACAAAATTAGGAAATTCTGTGAGAATGTGGTACCAACTCTAAGCCACACTGGACTAATTCAAATGGAGGCATACTTTCCAGCCTAATCAGATGCCTAATAAAGTGTTGGAGTATACGTGTGGACATGTAGAAGGGATAGTTGGGAATGTCTGACCTTGTGGAAATTTCCAAAGATGTCTACCCATAAAAGGTAATTGGCAGTGTTTATGACTGAATTAAATTTAGTCCTTTGAATCTTGTCAGACAAGGATCCCAGAGTGATTCTGGCACATCACTCTTCTTATGGATAATCTACCACCAGAAGATAAACCTCAGTAAATCTGagatagttttaaaattacaagAGTATTTAGAAACTTCAAATAAGTAAGTATGTAAAATGTAAGCTGGAAAAAGCAGCCTTTGAAATGAGACACTAGAATATCTTTGGTAGATAAAAACTCTATTATTTCAAGGAGTGAGTTTTTGTTTCTGGAAAGTGCTAAGTTGTGTAACATAAAAGGCATTACTAAATTCAGGTGACAggtaaaagaatatttttattttttaagaactaATAAACCATGCATATTGGACTCCTAAAATATCACATTAGATGGGTAGCAAATTGTCTAACAAGTTTCAAATATTAGAAAGAgcaggctgagcgtggtggctcacgattgtcatcccagcactttgggaggccgaggtgggcggatcatttgaggtcaggagatcgagaccagcctggccaacatggggaaaccctgtgtctactaaaaatacaaaaattagctggacatggtgatgggtgcctgtaatcccagctactcaggaggctgaggcaggagaatcgcctgaacccaggaggcgcaggttgcagtgagccgagatcgtgccaccgtactccagcatgggcaacagagcgagactacatctcaaaaaaaaaaaaaaaaagaatattttaatgccttttatttatgtCTAGGAAACACCTGTCCTAATTAGAAGCAATACAGAAAACAACAGGAGAGCACATTACTAATTGGAACAAGTAcaaaaacatttgttattttttatggggTAAAGTCAACATATTCTATATCATAAACACAAAAAGAAGATTTACCTCTTAgggttattttatatattatttacctGAATATAGTGAAATTCTCTCCATGTCAAAGAGTCACTCACAGATGGAATAGATGTCACAGCCAACAGAGCCAGTATTGCAAGTCCCACAATTCCCAGAGACACATAAATCTCCATTCTCCAAACATCATGCTCAATCCAGGcatcttctttattttgttgGACCTACCAGAaggtaaataaagaaagaagaaatgcaaacaacagttatttcctgaatgtgaatctCCTTCTACACTCTTCCCTGTGTCTACTATGAAGCCCTGATAACAGGTCTCCACAAATttatgactttttctttctttcttttttttttttttttgcattcctcTAAGACAAATGACATAGGAGCTATCACTTTTTTTCTTGAATGCAACATTTCCATAATCtattaattttctaataattatttgaTGGTTTACTTGGATAGAACTGTaatgtgcatgcatatgtggTAAACAAGGAGAAGAACaacaatattaaaaagtaatcttGTGAGGGTGGTAGAAGTTTGAAATATGGCCTTGTCCATGAACAAAATGTTTCTTATGTTGCTAAAGTTGTACCTTATTTTCAGCTTAAAAAACATTTCTCAATATAAAACCGACTGACAACCAAGCCCTAgtgtaattataataaaaattttaaaatagatgacTTTTTCAACACAGAGTTTCAACAGGGTTGGGGTATTGATATTACAATGAGAAATGATTAATTTGTTAGGTGACTTAGACTTTTTATTAGTAACAGTGTCAACATTGTCATCTTACCTGTTGATATGCCCAGTTTAGCAACTTGTATCTGTAGGATCGCCTCATTGGGTAAGACAGACTATAAATTGCATGCAGTACagcaaaaaagaaactgagaagcCCAAACTGCTTTCTTGTTAACATCCACTTATCTAACCAATGTGGAAACTTCTTATACTTGGTTCCATTATGAAGCTGGACAATTGCTGCTATCACACCTGGCAGGTAAACCAATGCCAAGAGAGTGATGGAAACCATTGGCAAGACTTTGTTGATGACCAGGAttggaattttataaaaatattgttgATGGGAAGTTGCTAAAGGGTGAATTACTTCCCTCAGAAGAGTGTAAAGAAAAGTCAGAGATGCTATAATAGCAGCTATTTTAATTGGCAAGTGCCACTGTGGAAAGAGTTCCCGTGTTTGCTGAAGTTCTGAAGGACAGTCAAATTCATCAGCATGGGCTGTCTGGTGCAAATGCAAAAGCACAGGTCTTTTTAGCATGCTGGTCTCTCCCGTGTCCTTATgctacaaaggaaagaaaattaacatcttAAAATTGAACAAAACAATGGGATATCTCTTGAACTAATTACTTATTGCTCAATCATTGTGCTTCTCATTGAATAAGGGCATTCAGAATCTTGCTTTTGAGTACTGGTTAGTTGAAGATAGCATAGTCTATGTGGCACTGAAAGACTTTTGTCTTTAGGacaaaagaaatacatgcttCAGACAGGTAAGACAGTTaacttgaaaaatgaaattatttcattttatgcacATTGTTACTCATAAAGTATATGCTTGTAATTTATTAATTACTTTTCcctattaaaattattaagattaaataaataatttctgctAAAACTTCCATTGAGATAATTTGGAAGTTTGGAACCAAAATTTCTGCCACTTTTTCAGTCAAAAAATGTAGTAAGAAACACTTAATCCTGTGTTTGACCAAAAGTGGAACAAGTGATTCTTATCCAAAAGTAGATTTATTTGGTTATACAGTGAATCATCAATTTACTAGATGATCTCTTGGTAAGCTGCCATTGTGTCTATGACAAAAATGCTTGCTTACAAAATTACTGTTATATGGgcattgatgattttttttttttaacttagaactATAGACTGTTAGAAAGAATTGGAAGGGCCTTGGGGATGATCTGGTCCAAGGCTTTCATGGTATAAACAAACTAAGACCCCAGATTTTCAGTAACTTATTCAAGGTTATTCAGCTAAGTCCCTGACAATCAGTGAAGGTACTATTTCTCTCACATATGCTACTCTGTCCTTCACAGTATCAGTGACAGTAATCCAAGTCCAGACATCAGCAGACTAGGGTGAAAAATCACTTTCATAACACTAGGAGATACAGAATGGCATCTGAATTATGTTTAAAgatgtaaattattatttattattgttattattaatattttaccaaATAATCATCTTCTTCTAAATTTCTCCTAGGCTTCATTTTCCAAAGTTCTTCTTGGTTTGTGAtatcttttctgctttccattaatTCTATAAAATAGTATGGCTTCAGCcacctgtaaaaataaaaataattattttcatgtctATTCTACTTATGATGTGAATGTTTGAtgtaacaatataaaaaattgacTTGCTTAAAGACTAGAATGGagataaagtacaataaaaattgaaatagtgACTGATTTATACATTTAACTTCATATTATAATCTGTAAGTTTCAAACCAATGCCCTCTTATCAACAGTAACTGCtcttctttatccacttatttgTTCAGTGAATAACCCAGGTGCCTGTATGGATTACAAAGGGTCAGAAGTTGCCTTTTACTTTAGGAAGATTTAATTTCAGCTTTCCATCTGGAGGAAAGCCAAATCCTTTCAATGGCAAATATAATTAGGAATGCATTATATTGAGAGTAATAATGTCATCAGTGGAGGCTGGAGGTAGCTGATATAAGATTTATGTTTAACAGAATTTTGGGGTTGACACTGGAGTCTGAAACAGTATTTTCAGAGTACCATTTTTCTTTTGGAGTAAGAGGTTGGTCCTTGTTTGGAAGATGTGAATTGCTAGTATGTTTCCAATGGGAATGGTGAGTTGTGCCGAATTAATGATGTGCCCAGTCTTCTGGTCAACCCTGTGGAAAACAACTTTTCAAATTTCTCACTTGATAAAAGAATCTTTTCCTTAGCAAACTCACAGATCCTCATCCAGGATTGGTGTAACATTTTTTAGGGAAAGAAAACATATGTCACAGTActattcattgtttttattagttCTGAATTTATTTCCAGAGGAACACATCTTCAATTTACACTTTATGAAATTCAATGAGAAAAACAGATTATACAACAATTTGATTGACAGAAAATATCCCAAGTGTTTCTGAATTTTAGACCACGTAGTACTTTTTTAGGTGGAAAGCTGTTTCCAGGAATAGTTTAAAATACAGTGATGTGTCAcataacattttggtcaatgactgACTGCATATgtaacagtggtcccataagattataatggagcaaaaaaattcctattgcctagtatTTAcaatactatactttttattattattgtgaagTGTACTCCGTCTACTTACAAAAAAAGAGCTAACTGTAAACAGCCctaggcaggtccttcaggaggtcttccagaagaaggcattgttatcatagaagATGGCAGCTCCATGCCTGTTACTGCccttgaagaccttccagtgggacaagatatagaggtggaagacagtgatactgatgatcctgaccctagGTAGGcccaggctaatgtgtgtgtttgtgtcttagtttcaacaaaaaagtctaaaaagaaaaaaaaattagaaatagaaaagaagctTAAGgagtaagtaaataaacaaagaaaatattttgtatggcTGTACAATGTGActatgttttaagctaagtgttattacaaaagagtaaaaataataagttaataaagtaaaaaagttacagtaagctaatttattattaaagaaaaaaatttttcaataaatgtagGGTAGCCttagtgtacagtgtttataaagtctatagtagtgtacagtaatgtcccagGCCTTTACAGTCACTCactactcactgactcacccagagcaactttcagTTCTGCAAGTTCCATTCATAGTAAGCGTCCTGtacaaatatacaattttttatcttttatacaatatatgtatgtttactataccttttctatgtttagatacacaagtacTTACTATTGAGTTTCAACTGCCcacagtattcagcacagtaacataCTATACAGATgagtagcctaggagcaatagactaTACCATCTAGCCTAAGTATGTAGGAGGCTGCACCATCTAAGTTTatgtaagtacattctatgatgtttcCTCAACAATGAAATCCCGCTTTACAatgaatttctcagaatgtatcctgtCATGAAGAGACATGACTGTTCTTAAAACATTCTCCAAGTTTTAAAGGTTTAACCATAACAAAGAATAACGAGTTGCTTTTACATATGCCAACATTTACTTTGTTGAGGTACTCTTGGAATATTTTCCAGATATTATCTATTTCAAAATTACGGAACATTCATGATGAAGatatttgttgttttagtttGCCCACATTCTTTTCTGATTTAAACATTTCCTCCATTTGGAGAaatgcccttcctccctccaatGTGATTTTGGGAGGTTGCGCAAAATAGTAACGCTCATTCCCTGGTCACAGAAGTGGGTATATGACTCAGGCCTGGGCAATCAGTTTCCTGTTCTCCCATTGATTGGCTTAGCGATGGCACAGAACCCTACTTAAACCATGGTCATTCTCTGATATTTATATATGGAAGTGGAAGAGAGAGATgagatatatttaacattttgttaaGATAGGACAGTATAAGCCTGCCATGCTTTTTTCTCCATGCTCTAAGAAGGAAGATGTtttcattagaaaagaagaaagccaaCATGGAAGCAGAACAAGAAGCAGATAAAGACACAGAAGAGTCCTGGTGGCATATTTCAGTATTTAGAGTCCCTGAGACTAGATCCTGAATTTTTCAGTTAGACAGTCagcacatttccttttttttttggtttaagtCAGTGTGATTCGGGTGTTCACCACTGGCATGTAAAAGAATTCTGAGTAAAGCATATGCCAATCATCAAGTATTTATGAACCCAACTCTGTGACCAACattaaagaggaaaaatagaaatgacaCTCATGCCTGCTCTGGAGGAAATGACACTCTGTCTCCTTAAGAAGCATTATTCCAAGTCATTTGGTGACTTAACCaactgtattaggctgttctcgcactgctataaagaaatacctgagactgggtaattattataaagaaaggagatttaattggctcatggttccacaggctgtaaaggaagcatggcaacatctgcttctggggaggcctcagagggCTTAtagtcatggcggaaggtgaagtgggagcaggcgtCTTACATTAtcgcagtggtccccaacctttttggcgccagggactggtttcgtggaagacaatttttccaagtAGGGGAAGGGGGATAGGGTTTCGaggtgaaactgttccacctcagatcatcaggcaatagttagattctcataaggagcacacaacctagatcccttgcatgtgcagtttgCAATAGGGTTCGTGcacttatgagaatctaatgccaccattcatctgacaggaggtggagctcaggcagtaatgctcgctGGCCTGCCGCTCCCCcactgctgtgcagcccagttcctaacaggccactgacTGATACCAGTCTGCGGccagggggttggggacccctgcactAACGTGACAACAGCACCAaggggggatggtgttaaaccatgagaaactgctcccatggtccaatcacctcccaccagaccccagcTCCCGCACTGGgggttacatttcaacatgagatccgAGGGGGA
This window of the Pongo abelii isolate AG06213 chromosome 6, NHGRI_mPonAbe1-v2.0_pri, whole genome shotgun sequence genome carries:
- the STEAP1 gene encoding STEAP1 protein isoform X4 — translated: MESRKDITNQEELWKMKPRRNLEEDDYLHKDTGETSMLKRPVLLHLHQTAHADEFDCPSELQQTRELFPQWHLPIKIAAIIASLTFLYTLLREVIHPLATSHQQYFYKIPILVINKVLPMVSITLLALVYLPGVIAAIVQLHNGTKYKKFPHWLDKWMLTRKQFGLLSFFFAVLHAIYSLSYPMRRSYRYKLLNWAYQQVQQNKEDAWIEHDVWRMEIYVSLGIVGLAILALLAVTSIPSVSDSLTWREFHYIQM
- the STEAP1 gene encoding STEAP1 protein isoform X2: MESRKDITNQEELWKMKPRRNLEEDDYLHKDTGETSMLKRPVLLHLHQTAHADEFDCPSELQQTRELFPQWHLPIKIAAIIASLTFLYTLLREVIHPLATSHQQYFYKIPILVINKVLPMVSITLLALVYLPGVIAAIVQLHNGTKYKKFPHWLDKWMLTRKQFGLLSFFFAVLHAIYSLSYPMRRSYRYKLLNWAYQQVQQNKEDAWIEHDVWRMEIYVSLGIVGLAILALLAVTSIPSVSDSLTWREFHYIQSKLGIVSLLLGTIHALIFAWNKWIDIKQFVWYTPPTFMIAVFLPIVVLIFKSILFLPCLRKKILKIRHGWEDVTKINKTEISSQL
- the STEAP1 gene encoding STEAP1 protein isoform X3, which produces MNGTCRTESCSGWLKPYYFIELMESRKDITNQEELWKMKPRRNLEEDDYLHKDTGETSMLKRPVLLHLHQTAHADEFDCPSELQQTRELFPQWHLPIKIAAIIASLTFLYTLLREVIHPLATSHQQYFYKIPILVINKVLPMVSITLLALVYLPGVIAAIVQLHNGTKYKKFPHWLDKWMLTRKQFGLLSFFFAVLHAIYSLSYPMRRSYRYKLLNWAYQQVQQNKEDAWIEHDVWRMEIYVSLGIVGLAILALLAVTSIPSVSDSLTWREFHYIQM
- the STEAP1 gene encoding STEAP1 protein isoform X1, producing MNGTCRTESCSGWLKPYYFIELMESRKDITNQEELWKMKPRRNLEEDDYLHKDTGETSMLKRPVLLHLHQTAHADEFDCPSELQQTRELFPQWHLPIKIAAIIASLTFLYTLLREVIHPLATSHQQYFYKIPILVINKVLPMVSITLLALVYLPGVIAAIVQLHNGTKYKKFPHWLDKWMLTRKQFGLLSFFFAVLHAIYSLSYPMRRSYRYKLLNWAYQQVQQNKEDAWIEHDVWRMEIYVSLGIVGLAILALLAVTSIPSVSDSLTWREFHYIQSKLGIVSLLLGTIHALIFAWNKWIDIKQFVWYTPPTFMIAVFLPIVVLIFKSILFLPCLRKKILKIRHGWEDVTKINKTEISSQL